A single window of Nicotiana tomentosiformis chromosome 1, ASM39032v3, whole genome shotgun sequence DNA harbors:
- the LOC138891504 gene encoding uncharacterized protein produces the protein MASWQIKWITSSPYHPVVNGKVESTNKVIINNLKTRLEESKGKWPEVLPGVLWAYRTTAKIGIRETLFSLVYGVEALIPIEIGEPSTRYTQATEESNEEEMRMNLDLLEERREAALIRMATQKQMIE, from the exons ATGGCG AGTTGGCAGATTAAATGGATAACGTCCTCACCTTACCACCCTGTGGTCAATGGGAAAGttgagtcaacaaacaaagttattattaataatttaaagacgAGATTAGAAGagtcaaaaggcaaatggcccgaagtgCTACCAGGAGTTTTATGGGCTTATCGAACGACAGCAAAAATAGGCATAAGAGAGACTCTGTTTTCACTTGTCTATGGTGTTGAAGCCTTAATTCCAATTGAGATAGGTGAACCAAGTACAAGGTATACACAAGCAACCGAGGAATCAAATGAGGAAGAGATGCGAATGAATTTGGATTTACTGGAAGAAAGGAGAGAAGCAGCACTAATAAGAATGGCGACTCAGAAACAAATGATTGAGTGA